A single Muntiacus reevesi chromosome 9, mMunRee1.1, whole genome shotgun sequence DNA region contains:
- the LOC136175845 gene encoding olfactory receptor 51M1-like produces MSAQFPLHPHIMLLSNLTQFNLMLYLTGFPGLETVEHWIFIFFFLMYLMAISGNCSILIIIKTNPRLHTPMYYLLSFLAFTDLGLSVSTLPTTMGLFWFKSHGIYFGACQIQMFCIHSFSFMESSVLLVMSFDRFVAICYPLRYSVIITGQRVIRASLLVILRGPIATVPIVFLLKTFPYCGSRVLSHSFCLHQEVIHLACTDTTFNNLYGLILVMFTVVLDLVLIALSYGVILHTVARLASKEERLRAFQTCTSHLCAVLVFFVPMVGLSLIHRFGKHAPLAVHLFMANVYLFVPPMLNPIIYSIKTKEIRHAINKFLGLRKANAES; encoded by the coding sequence ATGTCAGCCCAATTTCCCCTCCATCCTCACATCATGCTCCTGTCCAACCTCACACAGTTCAACCTCATGCTCTACCTCACCGGCTTTCCCGGATTGGAAACTGTTGAGCACTGGatcttcatcttctttttccttATGTACCTCATGGCCATCTCAGGCAACTGCTCCATCCTGATAATTATTAAGACCAACCCTCGCttgcacacacccatgtactaTCTACTCTCCTTTCTGGCCTTCACTGACCTGGGTCTGTCAGTGTCCACCTTGCCCACTACTATGGGACTCTTTTGGTTCAAGTCCCATGGCATCTACTTTGGAGCCTGCCAAATCCAGATGTTCTGTATCCACTCCTTTTCCTTCATGGAGTCCTCAGTGCTCCTTGTCATGTCCTTTGATCGGTTTGTGGCCATCTGTTATCCCCTGAGGTACTCAGTCATTATCACTGGCCAGCGAGTGATCAGGGCAAGCCTGCTTGTCATCCTGCGAGGACCCATAGCCACTGTGCCCATTGTTTTTCTCCTGAAGACTTTTCCTTACTGTGGGTCTAGAGTCCTCTCCCACTCTTTCTGCCTGCACCAGGAGGTGATACATTTGGCCTGCACAGACACCACCTTCAACAACCTCTACGGGCTGATACTGGTGATGTTCACTGTGGTGCTAGACCTTGTGCTCATTGCACTGTCCTACGGGGTCATCCTGCACACAGTGGCAAGACTGGCCTCCAAAGAGGAGCGGCTCCGAGCCTTCCAAACATGCACCTCACACCTCTGTGCTGTGCTGGTATTCTTTGTACCCATGGTGGGACTGTCCCTGATACATCGCTTTGGGAAGCATGCCCCACTTGCTGTCCACCTTTTTATGGCCAATGTCTACCTCTTTGTGCCTCCCATGCTTAATCCAATCATATACAGTATTAAAACCAAGGAGATCCGCCATGCCATCAACAAGTTCCTGGGTCTTAGAAAAGCCAATGCTGAGTCATGA
- the LOC136176007 gene encoding LOW QUALITY PROTEIN: olfactory receptor 51M1-like (The sequence of the model RefSeq protein was modified relative to this genomic sequence to represent the inferred CDS: substituted 1 base at 1 genomic stop codon), with protein sequence MPAQYSLHPHIMLLSNLTQFSPMLYLTSFPGLETIEHWIFIFFFFMYLVAISGNCSILIIIKTNPRLHTPMYYLLSFLAFTDLGLSVSTLPTTMGLFWFKSHGIYFGACQIQMFCIHSFSFMESSVLLVMSFDRFVAICYPLRYMVIITGQRVVRVGLIVILRGPVALIPIVLLLKAFPYCGAXVLSHSFCLHQEVIHLACTDTTFNNLYGLSLVVFTVMLDLVLIALSYGVILHTVSRLASKEERLRAFQTCTSHLCAVLVFFVPMMGLSLIHRFGKHAPPAVHLLMANVYLFVPPMLNPIIYSIKTREIRQVISKLLG encoded by the exons ATGCCAGCCCAATATTCCCTCCATCCTCACATCATGCTCCTGTCCAACCTCACACAGTTCAGCCCCATGCTCTACCTCACCAGCTTTCCCGGATTGGAAACCATTGAGCACTGGatcttcatcttctttttctttatgtacCTCGTGGCCATCTCAGGCAACTGCTCCATCCTGATAATTATTAAGACCAACCCTCGCttgcacacacccatgtactaTCTACTCTCCTTTCTGGCCTTCACTGACCTGGGTCTGTCAGTGTCCACCTTGCCCACTACTATGGGACTCTTTTGGTTCAAGTCCCATGGCATCTACTTTGGAGCCTGCCAAATCCAGATGTTCTGTATCCACTCCTTTTCCTTCATGGAGTCCTCAGTGCTCCTTGTCATGTCCTTTGATCGGTTTGTGGCCATCTGTTATCCCCTGAGGTACATGGTCATTATCACTGGCCAAAGAGTAGTCAGGGTAGGCCTCATTGTCATTCTGCGGGGACCCGTGGCCCTCATTCCCATTGTTCTCCTCCTGAAGGCTTTTCCTTATTGTGGGGCTTGAGTCCTCTCCCACTCTTTCTGCCTGCACCAGGAGGTGATACACTTGGCCTGTACCGACACCACCTTCAACAACTTGTACGGACTGTCATTGGTGGTCTTTACTGTGATGCTGGACCTGGTGCTCATTGCACTGTCCTATGGGGTCATCCTGCACACAGTGTCAAGATTGGCCTCCAAAGAGGAGCGGCTCCGAGCCTTCCAAACATGCACCTCACACCTCTGTGCTGTGCTGGTATTCTTTGTACCGATGATGGGGCTGTCTTTGATTCACCGCTTTGGGAAGCATGCTCCACCTGCTGtcc acctTCTTATGGCCAATGTCTACCTCTTTGTGCCTCCCATGCTTAATCCAATCATATACAGTATTAAGACCAGGGAGATTCGCCAAGTCATCAGCAAGCTCCTGGGTTAA